Genomic DNA from Garra rufa chromosome 18, GarRuf1.0, whole genome shotgun sequence:
ttgtatttccccctcgtcatcttgttatctcgtttgttaccacgcccccgtttctctGTATTTAAGTCTGTCTAATCACTCCCTGCTGTCCGTTGTTAATGTTACATGTGCTCATTacttgctcctggtttttgtttgtttgttatcattttcagtgttttgtttaataaactttatttattcatttactccggttctcctcctccatctccactcctcaacccagccagactgtgacacctgtctggtttgtttgtcggacaaaatggcagaCTTGCCATTAAGATTGTTCAGATCGCCTATCAATCAAACTCTCGGCGAAGGGTCAATTaagttttaaattatgttttccTCTTATTATATCTGATATATGGAACTGAAAGGTCTCAAAAATGTTTGCCTTCTTTTGACTCAGCAAGAATAGGAAAATTTCTAAATTGTAGAGGCAATGTTTTttcacatttgttaaaaaaattatgCTTTGTACTTTAATGAGTTCTCAAGTCCTCAAAGACATTACTCAGGTTCTCCAACTCCTGACTTCAGATAACAATTGAGGCAAACCTTTTAAATAATGAATGAGCTTTTTATTCTACAGTTTCCTTGACTGGGAAAAAGAGACTAACACATGCTGCCCAGAATTACTCAACACTTCCGCACTATTATTACCAGCAGCCCTTTAATAATGCACAGAATACTCACCACTGGAAAGAACTCGGTGCACTCTGTGATCATCTTAAACAATCGCGTAACTCATTAATGTGTTTGTCATCCTTCCAGGAACGCATTGCCTTGTGGCATGAACAGAATAACCGCTACAATGCCGACCTAAAGGAATTTAGACAGCAGGCCGCAGACCTGTTGGAGAAGTTGGGCAAGGAGCACAAAAAACTGCGTTCAGACATGGAGGGCGCAGGAGCACGGGTGGACCGTGTGGAGCGTGAGATGGACTACATTGAAACCAGGAATCCTCCTAAGCCTTGTGTGAAAGCTGCAGACAAAATGGTGGAACAGGATGTGGTTGTCAAGGAGAAGAAGAAGGAAGAGTTCTTTGAGTTGTCTGGTAAGTCAGGGAATTGAGTCTTGACAGCTGAAGCTCAACATCTGATCATGTACTTTCAGTTTTAGCCTTGACACATTCTTGGTCGAGGGAGACTAGCTAAATTCAGCATACTATAACACAGTAGACCAGTTTGGGGGAAAGGTTTGGGGCTTTCTCTGGAAAACTGTAACACTGGAAAATCAAACTGGAATATTTAATAGCTGGAATTCAAGAGAGAATGTGCATGTGCTTTGATTTAAGATGTTTGTTTTGAGAACTAGCATCCCAATTACACTCCCTTATATTGGGATTGTGCTGTAGGCCGTGAGACCGTCTCATCGGAACGGTCTTTGCTTTGAtgcagaaaccctggtttctGCTAATGCCTGGCTTAAATCTGGGATTTAATGATTTAGAGGAAACATGTGGTGTGTTTTGTTAATTAAGAAACAAGGAACAAAGAATCAGGCCAAACAGTTCACTGGAGTAGCCAATTGGCTTTTGTGATTAAGATGTTACACAACTGTTGGGTTGTAGCCTATTTTGTTTTCCAGTATGTTGGAATCAAGGCAGATGAATGTAGATGGGTTTCATTTGTCTCCACTGAAATACAGTGTTGTTAAAAGTGTCTATAGTCCAGTAAaatgctacctgatctcatgatgaaaacatacctgtgggaccTTTTTCGCAAAATGCGAAATACGTTCCAATAGGTACATATCACTGcattttccaacagaaatgaacattaGAGGTGATAAAACAGtaagctccatatgtttcgctttccaaaTTTAAcaagtttgctcggtagctcggccggcacggaattggacttaggatgtggaatccttgggtacgaatcccgtgaaaaacacgACTCATGATGAaggagctgaaagatgagagatcaaaaaaacaagctaaaactttatgcttgtgattgcgtttttatgtcacattggcttttgttcatactatcaggtaggtttaggtgtagtgcagatggtatgttactTTAAAACGTGAaaagagcattagagttatagcgccattCAATGGACATTTTacgtcagaactgtggtgacgcgtataaaaccaacgtcacataaaacgtaccatatgtatgttcatttgttccagggggtaaaaaaattaacactCATTTAGCACCCCTGAGTGGCCATTTCACATCAAATGTCACAAGACCTACATTGCggtacatattttgcgtcttgcgaaaaagttatGGTCATGAGATTAGGTTGGTAaaatgacctgaaggatttttctgaagaacagcaggcagtttaactgttcaggacaaacaagggatttatgaacaactatcactaaaatataaaaacagatgtggatcattcaggtatcaacacagtataaagtatctagtgtatgtaaactttcgaacgaggtcatttttacaaattgaactattattttctcttgtggactatatgtgaccctggaccacaaaaccagtcttaagtcgctggggtatatttgtagcaatagccaaaaatacattgtatgggtcaaaattattgatttttcttttatgtcaaaaatcattaggaaattaagtaaagatcatgttacattaagattttttgtaaaattcctactgtaaacctatcaaaatgtaattttttattagtaatatgcattgttaagaacttaatttggacaactttaaagctgattttctcagtattttgatttttttgcaccctcagattccagattttcaaatagatatatctcggccaaatattgtcctatcctaacaaaccatacatcaatagaaagcttatttattgagctttcatatgatgtatatatctcagttttgtaaaatttaaccttatgactggttttgtggtccagggtcacatatgtaaacacattttatgtgagatatcttattcaggtcactactaaataaaaaataacaagcgttttgtatgatccctcctattttggtaaaataatcaacattttgcagattctccaaggtgtatgtaaacttttgacctcaagtgtAAATCTTTGCTGtaaccaaacaaacaaataaatagttactattgtaaataaaatgttaaaaagatacATTAGCGTATCTTTGTTTGAATGATTTCTATAAGTTTTATGATATGTTTTTTGAGTAGCCTGACTCAGTTTAATTTATTGATTATATAATAGAATGTTAGCTGCAAAATGTGGCAAATTATGCCAGAACAATCTATTAGAGCCCAAAATGTTTCAATAAATTGTGTGTCTTCGAAATTACGTGTCTTAGAAGTAGTTCCCAACAGCTTGTGTGTTATAATGAAGAGTATTAACAATTATCCTCATTAAGCCCCACACAATCCTCCCTAGCCTGCGCATTTACAACAGCAGACATGACATTTAAGGGTGGATCTTTCACTGCTGCAGGCTTACGGTGTCAGATTTCTAGgtttatttctttaataaaataaaacaagggtTTTAACTCACAAACTTGAATTCATTTGTCATAAATCCAGCTTTCAATGCTTGTGCAAACTAAGCAGTCTGTATAAATTGCTTTCAGAGTTTACCATATTAATCATAGTGCGCTACCCGTTGACATTAATCATGTTTGTTTTTATCGTCAGTGTGTGTGAACATTATATCCAGTCTAAAAGCAATGAAGATCCTTAAGAGATTGGGAAGCCAGAAAGGTGTCTGGACCAAAGATGCCAGGTCAGCAAAAGTCTACGTCTTCAATGGCACGTCGGACAACACGCTGTACGAGTTCAACTCTGTGCGAGAGCTTTCGGCATCATCAGGTATATCTAAAGCCAAGCAGATCACCGTGCCTATCTCTTGGAACGGGACTGGTCATGCAGTCTACGATGGCTCTCTCTATTACGTCAGTGAAAGTTCAGAACTCCAAGTTATCAAGTATGACCTTAAGAACGGTTCAGTCGCAGACAGAGCAGTTCTTCCCATGAATGACCGCAGCCCGGTGTACCAGCTCAACCCAGAGACACTGGTGGATCTGGTGGCTGATGAGGATGGGCTCTGGGCACTTTATCCGGCTGGAGACACTATTAACCTTGCTAAGATGGATATAGATTCTCTAGATATAGAGCAGATGTGGGACACGGCATGTCCAAGGAACAATGCCGAGGCTGCTTTTATTGTCTGTGGCACGGTCTACGTGGTTTACAACACCAAGCCACCGAGCCGCTCacgtgtgcagtgtgtgtttGATGTGAATGACATGGTGAGCAGCGGAGAGGCCCCTCTGATTTATTTTCCCAGGCGCTATGGGGCCCATTCCAGCCTCAAATACAATCCTGAGGAGCGCCAGCTCTATGCCTGGGATGATGGGTACCAGATTCTCTATAAACTAGCGCTGAAGAAGAAGTTATGGGCGATTATGCCACCACCTGAGGAATAGTGACCTTTAGGGTGTCTTAAAGGGCTTTGTGTTCTTACCTAAAGGGATAGTTACTGAAAATGAATATCCTGCCATTATTTAATCACCTTCATGCTGTTAAGTCTGTTTGACTTTATTGTTTTTCAATGAAAAGATTTTTAGGAAACTTTTCTATTCAGTTACAGTCAGTGTTAGTATGTAAtcagttatgtaatcagattacttttttcaagtaactaaagtaacagattactttttaatttaccagAAAATATCTGAGTAACTTTTTCAAGTAAGTAATGATatttactagggatgcacgatatttatcggacagataaattatctaccgatatgggtaaaaattacgtcatttttattgctccgataaataaatgaaacccgatccgataaagtactcttgctggtaaatcaatcaatcagtctggtttatctgagattcatctgctttccgagtgcaagtgactgcagctgtaaactgcagtgactctcagcctttgtcgcgtttaatacgtcatcatctgtgtcgtcatcatcgccttcgcaggtctggaagtttttcaggGGGGGGGGAGGAGGACGatgctactgctatttgcaacacatgtttagtaaggattccgagaggaggtaaaaatccgttaagttttaacaatcttatatctcacttcagaggtcgtcatcgcggtgaatctgttttaggggccgttcacatgtcgcgcctaaaaacgcgtggaaaatgctgaagcgccgccttctctttctttccaaaccccaaaagtctttgccaaaccgctctgtagtttgagctccagtggcgtctgccgttgctaagcagccatgacatgcgctctccat
This window encodes:
- the olfml3a gene encoding olfactomedin-like protein 3B produces the protein MKATIFFILLTVLTRSRGQYHYQGLMNYLENRMLAMEERIALWHEQNNRYNADLKEFRQQAADLLEKLGKEHKKLRSDMEGAGARVDRVEREMDYIETRNPPKPCVKAADKMVEQDVVVKEKKKEEFFELSVCVNIISSLKAMKILKRLGSQKGVWTKDARSAKVYVFNGTSDNTLYEFNSVRELSASSGISKAKQITVPISWNGTGHAVYDGSLYYVSESSELQVIKYDLKNGSVADRAVLPMNDRSPVYQLNPETLVDLVADEDGLWALYPAGDTINLAKMDIDSLDIEQMWDTACPRNNAEAAFIVCGTVYVVYNTKPPSRSRVQCVFDVNDMVSSGEAPLIYFPRRYGAHSSLKYNPEERQLYAWDDGYQILYKLALKKKLWAIMPPPEE